The following coding sequences are from one Actinopolymorpha sp. NPDC004070 window:
- a CDS encoding M20 family metallopeptidase: MPSIEAALRSLTDALPGMVDDLGTLVRQESPSADLAAVAASADVVAELGERLTGQAPERIVADGRTHLRWRFGDASDGRRVLLLGHHDTVWPVGSLTEHPWQVHDGRAYGPGCFDMKAGLVQLFHALSVLPSRDGVTVLVTGDEEVGAPSSRGLIQQEARAGAAAFVLEASADGGALKTARRGVSHYEVRVRGRAAHAGLEPWNGANAGVALAHLVVGLADLDEGPHGPTVTPTVLAAGTTNNTVPADASVHVDVRVASAADRDRIDAAIRDLDPVVPGTAVDVRAGWAHPPLEPSATAELFALAQRAAGELGLEPLTGASVGGASDGNIAAGVGTPTLDGLGAVGADAHAPGEYVEVAHLPRRAALLARLVELVRDQPR; encoded by the coding sequence GTGCCGTCAATCGAGGCAGCTCTGCGGTCGCTCACCGACGCCCTGCCGGGGATGGTGGACGACCTGGGGACGCTGGTGCGCCAGGAGTCGCCGTCGGCGGACCTGGCCGCGGTGGCCGCCAGCGCGGACGTGGTCGCCGAGCTCGGGGAACGCCTGACCGGGCAGGCGCCGGAGCGCATCGTCGCCGACGGGCGTACCCACCTGCGGTGGCGTTTCGGCGACGCGTCGGACGGGCGGCGGGTGTTGCTGCTCGGGCACCACGACACGGTGTGGCCGGTGGGTTCGCTGACCGAACACCCCTGGCAGGTGCACGACGGCAGGGCGTACGGCCCGGGCTGCTTCGACATGAAGGCCGGGCTGGTGCAGTTGTTCCACGCCCTGTCGGTCCTGCCCAGCCGCGACGGAGTGACCGTCCTGGTGACCGGTGACGAGGAGGTCGGCGCCCCGAGCTCGCGCGGCCTGATCCAGCAGGAGGCCCGCGCCGGCGCCGCGGCGTTCGTACTCGAGGCGAGCGCGGACGGCGGTGCCCTGAAGACCGCGCGCCGGGGCGTGTCCCACTACGAGGTGCGGGTGCGCGGCCGGGCCGCGCACGCCGGACTCGAACCCTGGAACGGCGCCAACGCCGGCGTCGCCCTCGCCCACCTCGTGGTGGGGCTCGCCGACCTGGACGAGGGGCCGCACGGCCCGACCGTGACCCCGACCGTGCTGGCTGCCGGAACCACGAACAACACCGTGCCGGCCGACGCGTCCGTTCACGTCGACGTACGAGTGGCCTCGGCAGCCGATCGGGATCGGATCGACGCCGCTATCCGCGACCTCGACCCGGTGGTCCCCGGCACGGCCGTGGACGTGCGGGCCGGCTGGGCGCATCCTCCGCTGGAGCCGTCGGCCACGGCGGAGTTGTTCGCGCTGGCCCAGCGGGCGGCCGGCGAGCTCGGGCTCGAACCCCTGACCGGCGCGAGCGTCGGTGGCGCCTCGGACGGCAACATCGCGGCCGGCGTGGGCACCCCCACCCTGGACGGGCTGGGCGCGGTCGGTGCCGACGCCCACGCGCCGGGGGAGTACGTCGAGGTCGCGCACCTGCCCCGCCGCGCGGCACTGCTGGCGCGCCTCGTCGAACTGGTCCGCGATCAGCCACGCTGA